From Chloroflexota bacterium, one genomic window encodes:
- a CDS encoding ABC transporter permease has protein sequence MLADLLPVITLSLYVSGVALIIAAVIGVPLGASLALHPIPGQRLIELLIYTGMGLPPVVVGLFVYLLLSRAGPLGRLSWLFTPSAMIAAQVIIALPLVVGLTLSAVQSVDPALRLQVRALGATPAQVMWTVLAEARSGVVAAIVAAFGGIISEVGAVMLVGGNIEGSTRVLTTAIVLETRKGNFELALALGGVLLALAFFSNLLLVRLSGRRAN, from the coding sequence GTGCTCGCGGATCTTCTTCCTGTCATCACGCTCTCCCTCTATGTTTCCGGCGTCGCGCTGATCATTGCCGCCGTGATCGGCGTGCCGCTGGGCGCATCGTTAGCCCTGCACCCGATTCCGGGCCAACGCCTCATCGAATTATTGATTTACACCGGTATGGGTTTGCCGCCGGTCGTCGTCGGCCTGTTTGTCTATCTGTTGCTCTCGCGGGCCGGGCCGCTGGGCCGGCTAAGCTGGCTCTTCACACCCTCGGCCATGATCGCCGCCCAGGTCATCATTGCCCTGCCGCTCGTCGTCGGTCTCACCCTCTCGGCTGTGCAGAGCGTTGACCCGGCTCTGCGCCTGCAGGTGCGCGCTCTCGGCGCGACTCCGGCGCAAGTGATGTGGACGGTGCTGGCCGAAGCCCGGTCGGGCGTAGTGGCGGCCATCGTCGCCGCCTTCGGCGGCATCATCTCTGAAGTGGGGGCCGTCATGCTGGTGGGCGGCAACATCGAAGGCAGCACCCGTGTGCTCACTACGGCCATCGTCCTCGAAACGCGCAAAGGCAATTTTGAGCTGGCGCTGGCGCTGGGCGGTGTTCTGCTGGCCCTGGCCTTCTTCTCGAATCTACTGCTGGTGCGGCTGTCGGGGCGTAGAGCGAATTGA
- a CDS encoding LysR family transcriptional regulator, which produces MQPKFNLWLEADDEVVFSTWRAALLKAVGETGSISAAAAQMKIQYRTAWQKINEMETRLGLKLVETQVGGHHGGGATLTPAAQEYLDKFARFNAAVEKTVEAKYRDTFGSS; this is translated from the coding sequence ATGCAACCCAAATTCAACCTCTGGCTCGAAGCCGACGACGAAGTGGTCTTCTCCACCTGGCGGGCGGCCCTGCTCAAAGCCGTCGGCGAAACCGGCTCGATCAGCGCCGCGGCGGCGCAGATGAAAATCCAGTACCGCACTGCCTGGCAGAAGATCAACGAGATGGAAACGCGCCTCGGCCTGAAGCTGGTGGAGACTCAGGTCGGCGGCCACCACGGGGGCGGCGCGACTCTCACCCCCGCCGCGCAGGAATACCTCGACAAGTTCGCCCGCTTCAACGCCGCCGTCGAAAAAACTGTGGAAGCAAAATACCGTGACACGTTTGGCTCCTCATAA
- a CDS encoding phosphate ABC transporter ATP-binding protein: MPDLYQLNGIKQSYAGRTVLDVERLSVRAGEILALVGPSGAGKSTLLRLLNFLEPPSAGAILFDGQPVSPQPLLSLVRRVTTVFQRPLLLNRSVRDNAAYGLQLRGLPVGGRVAEALDRVGLAGFAGEAAHKLSGGEMQRVALARALVLRPEVLLLDEPTANLDPYNVGLIESIVREQNTVHGATIVLVTHNIFQARRLAHRVGLLLGGKLVELAPTTDFFDRPTDSRTAAFVKGEMAY, from the coding sequence ATGCCTGATCTCTATCAACTCAACGGCATCAAGCAGAGTTACGCCGGGCGGACGGTTCTGGATGTGGAACGGTTGTCGGTGAGGGCCGGTGAAATCCTGGCCCTCGTCGGGCCGAGCGGCGCCGGCAAATCCACCTTGCTTCGCCTGCTCAATTTTTTGGAGCCGCCTTCAGCCGGAGCCATCCTTTTCGACGGCCAGCCCGTTTCACCTCAACCGCTGTTGTCGTTAGTCCGCCGCGTCACGACCGTCTTTCAACGCCCGCTTCTTCTCAATCGCTCGGTGCGCGATAACGCGGCTTACGGTTTGCAACTGCGCGGCCTGCCTGTTGGTGGCCGGGTGGCTGAAGCATTGGATCGGGTGGGGCTGGCCGGCTTTGCCGGGGAAGCCGCCCACAAGCTCTCCGGCGGCGAGATGCAGAGAGTGGCGCTGGCCCGGGCCCTGGTGCTTCGCCCCGAAGTGCTATTGCTCGACGAGCCGACGGCCAATCTTGATCCGTACAACGTCGGCCTCATCGAATCCATTGTGCGCGAACAAAACACGGTTCACGGCGCCACCATCGTCCTCGTCACCCACAACATCTTTCAAGCCCGGCGGCTGGCGCATCGTGTTGGCTTGCTTCTCGGTGGTAAACTTGTCGAACTCGCACCAACCACCGATTTTTTTGATCGCCCAACCGATTCAAGAACGGCGGCGTTTGTCAAAGGAGAAATGGCTTACTAA
- a CDS encoding ribokinase, translated as MLDYLAIGHIAQDITPNGIRLGGTVAYAALTAHALGLRTGVVTAAAPGAVTDGLERLTLHCLPSPRSTTFENKYGPNGRTQTLHAQAGPLTFDSVPAEWRAAPIVHLAPIAREVDADLANRFSSALVCLTPQGWMRQWDGAGRVSKSKWESAESALKSATATVISIEDVSGDRDLIEHWAGIANIFVVTEGGNGATVFQRGSRYHVPAPAVAEVDATGAGDIFAASFFVRFWQTRNVLESARFAVALASDSITRVGIDGVPKQDSISNTQY; from the coding sequence GTGCTTGACTATCTTGCTATCGGCCACATTGCTCAGGACATCACGCCTAACGGCATTCGACTGGGCGGCACGGTTGCCTACGCCGCCCTCACTGCCCACGCGCTCGGCCTGCGAACCGGCGTCGTCACCGCCGCCGCGCCGGGCGCGGTGACCGACGGTCTCGAGCGGCTCACTCTGCATTGCCTTCCCTCGCCACGAAGCACCACCTTTGAAAATAAATACGGCCCGAACGGGCGAACCCAGACTCTGCACGCGCAGGCCGGGCCGTTGACGTTCGACTCGGTTCCCGCCGAGTGGCGGGCCGCGCCCATCGTCCACCTTGCGCCTATCGCCCGCGAAGTGGATGCCGACCTTGCTAATCGCTTTTCGAGCGCGCTCGTCTGCCTCACCCCGCAAGGCTGGATGCGGCAGTGGGACGGGGCAGGGCGAGTATCAAAGTCGAAATGGGAGTCGGCGGAGTCGGCGTTGAAATCGGCGACGGCCACCGTGATCAGCATTGAAGATGTGTCGGGCGACCGGGATTTAATCGAACACTGGGCCGGCATCGCCAATATCTTTGTCGTCACCGAAGGCGGGAACGGGGCCACCGTCTTTCAGCGGGGAAGCCGCTACCATGTCCCTGCCCCGGCTGTGGCCGAAGTGGATGCGACCGGCGCGGGCGACATCTTTGCCGCCTCGTTCTTCGTTCGCTTCTGGCAAACGCGCAACGTGTTAGAATCGGCCCGGTTCGCCGTTGCCCTCGCCAGCGACTCGATCACGCGAGTTGGCATTGACGGAGTGCCTAAACAAGACTCAATATCCAATACTCAATACTGA
- the modB gene encoding molybdate ABC transporter permease subunit yields the protein MGLHPGHTLIPAFPPRSKSIWLLILPGGVLLCLLALPLVALLWRAAMTDFMGSLFAPSAFDALRVSLVTSTLSTLLAIFTGTPLAYALARWRFRGRAGVELLIDLPVVLPPAVAGLALLMAFGRRGLLGPALGLVGISLPFTMAAVVLAQAFVSAPLYVRSARIGFAAIDVQLEEAAYTEGASQWQLFRFVMLPLAGRALLSGAILAWTRALGEFGATILFAGNLQGRTQTMPLAIYLGFESDLSLALALSAILLAVSILLLAVLRRLESQSHA from the coding sequence ATGGGGCTTCACCCCGGTCACACCTTGATCCCCGCCTTTCCTCCACGCAGTAAATCAATCTGGTTGCTTATCCTCCCCGGCGGCGTGCTGTTGTGCCTGTTGGCCCTGCCGCTTGTCGCCTTGTTGTGGCGGGCGGCAATGACCGACTTTATGGGTAGCCTCTTTGCCCCTTCTGCCTTCGATGCGCTTCGGGTGAGTTTAGTCACTAGCACTCTCAGCACGCTGTTAGCCATTTTCACCGGCACGCCGCTGGCTTATGCGCTGGCCCGCTGGCGGTTTCGGGGCCGGGCCGGGGTTGAGTTGCTGATTGATTTGCCGGTGGTGTTGCCGCCGGCAGTGGCCGGGCTGGCCCTGCTCATGGCTTTTGGCCGTCGCGGCCTGCTCGGCCCGGCGCTGGGCTTGGTTGGAATCAGCTTGCCCTTCACGATGGCGGCGGTGGTGCTGGCCCAGGCGTTTGTGTCCGCGCCGCTCTACGTCCGCTCGGCCCGGATCGGTTTTGCCGCAATAGACGTTCAACTGGAAGAGGCGGCTTACACCGAGGGCGCAAGCCAGTGGCAGTTGTTCCGCTTCGTCATGTTGCCGCTGGCCGGGCGCGCCCTTCTCAGCGGCGCCATTCTGGCCTGGACGCGGGCGCTGGGCGAGTTCGGGGCGACGATCCTGTTCGCCGGGAATCTTCAGGGCCGCACCCAAACCATGCCGCTGGCGATCTATCTCGGCTTTGAGAGCGATCTGAGTCTGGCTCTGGCCCTCTCGGCCATTTTGCTGGCTGTTTCAATTTTGCTGTTGGCGGTTTTGCGCCGCCTCGAGTCGCAATCACATGCTTGA
- a CDS encoding ParA family protein, producing the protein MAHIYTLVNQKGGVGKTTTAINLSAYLAQLGQRVLLVDLDAQANATSCLGIDKRKVDASIYDVLMDDVKPADVILFNAKLKIALLPSTPALSGAEVELVSEIGRETRLKQTLASLKKEYDYILIDCPPSLSLLTVNGLVAAEAVIIPVQCEYLALEGLGQLAQTISRVRSSLNTSLTIRGLVMTMFDARTGLSMQVVEEVRKHFPGKVFKNIIPRSVRLAEAPSHGVPISAFAASSAGAQAYHALAEELLKGDQK; encoded by the coding sequence ATGGCCCACATCTACACCCTCGTCAACCAAAAAGGCGGCGTCGGCAAGACGACGACGGCCATCAACCTCAGCGCCTACCTGGCCCAACTCGGCCAGCGCGTTTTGCTGGTGGACCTGGACGCGCAAGCCAACGCCACCTCGTGCCTGGGCATTGACAAGCGCAAAGTAGACGCCAGCATCTACGACGTGCTGATGGATGACGTCAAACCTGCCGACGTCATCCTCTTCAACGCCAAACTCAAGATTGCGCTTCTGCCATCCACGCCCGCCCTCTCCGGCGCAGAAGTAGAGCTGGTGAGCGAGATTGGCCGCGAGACGCGCCTCAAGCAAACCCTGGCCTCGCTCAAAAAAGAGTACGACTACATTTTGATTGACTGCCCGCCCTCGCTCAGCCTGCTCACCGTCAACGGCCTCGTCGCCGCCGAAGCGGTCATCATTCCGGTTCAATGCGAGTATCTGGCGCTCGAAGGCCTGGGCCAGTTGGCGCAGACCATCAGCCGGGTGCGCTCGTCGCTCAACACCAGCCTGACCATTCGCGGCCTGGTGATGACCATGTTCGACGCCCGCACCGGCCTCTCGATGCAAGTAGTCGAAGAGGTGCGTAAGCACTTTCCGGGCAAGGTGTTCAAGAACATCATTCCGCGCAGTGTGCGTCTGGCCGAAGCGCCCTCGCACGGAGTTCCTATCTCCGCCTTCGCCGCCAGCTCTGCCGGCGCGCAAGCCTACCACGCCCTGGCCGAAGAACTGCTGAAGGGCGATCAAAAATAA
- the modA gene encoding molybdate ABC transporter substrate-binding protein, producing MIFLAACAGPASSPKTLTVFAASSTLNAFNEIGKAFEAANPGVAVVFNFDGSQSLRTQLEQGAEADVFASANQSEMDALATQSLISNSQIFLSNELIVILPNGNPANVQTLSDLARPGLSLVLAAEDVPAGNYARQALDNLEASLGPGFKDQVLANLVSEENNVKQVVAKIQLGEADAGIVYNSDAVATPNLQTLAIPAEFNVTARYPIAVMKNAPSRALAEAFVAYVLSPDGQATLKKWGFTPVTP from the coding sequence ATCATATTTCTGGCCGCCTGCGCCGGCCCGGCCTCGTCGCCCAAAACCCTCACCGTCTTTGCCGCCTCCTCAACCCTCAATGCCTTCAACGAGATCGGCAAAGCCTTTGAGGCGGCCAACCCTGGCGTGGCCGTCGTCTTCAACTTTGACGGCTCGCAAAGCTTGCGTACTCAACTGGAGCAGGGGGCTGAAGCCGACGTGTTCGCCTCGGCCAACCAAAGCGAAATGGATGCCCTTGCCACCCAATCTCTAATCTCCAATTCTCAAATCTTCCTCTCCAACGAACTTATCGTCATTCTACCAAACGGCAACCCGGCGAACGTGCAAACGTTGAGCGACCTGGCCCGGCCCGGCCTCTCGTTGGTGTTGGCCGCCGAGGATGTCCCGGCGGGCAACTATGCGCGCCAGGCGTTGGACAACCTTGAAGCCAGCCTCGGCCCCGGCTTCAAAGATCAAGTGCTGGCCAACCTTGTCTCCGAAGAGAACAACGTCAAACAGGTGGTGGCCAAGATTCAACTTGGCGAAGCCGACGCCGGGATCGTTTACAATTCGGACGCTGTGGCAACGCCCAACCTGCAAACGCTGGCCATCCCTGCCGAGTTCAACGTCACCGCCCGGTATCCAATTGCGGTGATGAAGAATGCGCCCAGCCGCGCTCTGGCCGAGGCCTTTGTGGCTTACGTGCTTTCGCCCGACGGGCAGGCGACTCTGAAAAAATGGGGCTTCACCCCGGTCACACCTTGA
- the add gene encoding adenosine deaminase yields the protein MPLTSFIRAMPKVELHVHLEGSIRPETLLKLARRHDVALPANTVEGLRQWYTFTDFPHFVDIYVTMSRCLKTPDDIELITREFLIGQAEQNIVHSEVTYTAYTLYQLHRLPFDDQLAAINRARAWAAAELNTTMTLTIDIAREVSPDDGLISADWAIRGLGNGVTGFGLGGNEVGNPPEKHKPAFDRARAAGLASLPHAGETVGPESIWGALNSLKAERIGHGVRCLEDPKLIDELRARQIPLEVCPTSNVCLKVAPSLAEHPLPKLLEAGLYVTLNSDDPPMFNTTLTDEWLAATEAFGWGLDVIEKLSLNAVRATLLPADEKAKLEKRFEAETQIGLK from the coding sequence ATGCCCCTCACCTCATTCATCCGCGCCATGCCCAAAGTCGAGCTTCACGTTCACCTCGAAGGCTCGATCCGGCCCGAAACCCTGCTCAAGCTGGCCCGCCGCCACGACGTGGCCCTACCGGCGAACACCGTCGAAGGCTTGCGCCAGTGGTACACCTTTACCGACTTCCCGCACTTCGTGGACATTTATGTGACGATGTCCCGTTGCCTCAAGACGCCCGACGACATCGAACTGATCACCCGCGAATTTCTCATCGGCCAGGCCGAGCAGAACATTGTTCACAGCGAAGTAACCTACACCGCCTACACTCTCTATCAACTTCATCGCCTCCCATTCGACGATCAGTTGGCGGCCATCAACCGGGCGCGAGCCTGGGCGGCGGCGGAACTGAACACGACGATGACTCTGACGATTGACATTGCCCGCGAAGTGAGTCCCGACGACGGACTGATCTCGGCGGACTGGGCCATTCGCGGACTGGGGAACGGGGTGACCGGCTTTGGGCTGGGCGGCAACGAAGTGGGCAACCCGCCGGAGAAGCATAAACCTGCCTTTGACCGGGCGCGGGCCGCCGGGCTGGCCAGCCTGCCTCACGCCGGCGAGACGGTTGGCCCGGAGAGCATCTGGGGCGCGTTGAATTCATTGAAGGCCGAGCGAATCGGCCACGGCGTGCGCTGCCTTGAAGACCCGAAGTTGATTGACGAACTGCGCGCCCGCCAGATTCCGCTGGAGGTGTGCCCGACCAGCAATGTCTGCCTCAAGGTTGCGCCCTCGCTGGCCGAACACCCACTGCCCAAACTGCTTGAAGCGGGCCTCTACGTCACCCTCAACTCCGACGACCCGCCCATGTTCAACACCACGCTCACGGATGAGTGGCTGGCCGCCACCGAAGCGTTTGGCTGGGGCCTGGATGTGATTGAGAAGCTCTCGCTGAACGCGGTGCGGGCGACTTTGTTACCGGCGGATGAGAAGGCGAAGTTGGAGAAGAGGTTTGAAGCCGAAACTCAAATTGGCCTAAAGTGA
- a CDS encoding EamA family transporter: protein MTSHSKGILIALAGTTVWATTGIFISYLLKHYDLQPLTLAFWRDLIIALALLLILRLWQPQALKISRRDLPFFVVYGFFGLAIFNSLWTFSVQFNGAAVATVLAYSSPAFTVLLAWPVLKEAITSRKLVAVGLSLAGCVFVAKAYSAEAWQVNPVGILVGLGTGLAFAFYNLAGRWSGKRFVSPWTVTAYGFLFAAIGLSLTQRPDTLFTMKAWDGWTILIILAVGPSLMGFGFYTLSLRYLQASVASLIATLEPALTAIMAIFLLGETLNEKQWLGAALILAAVILVQTGPVEGVKRETTGDKRQVSFDV from the coding sequence ATGACCTCCCATTCCAAAGGCATCCTCATCGCCCTCGCCGGCACTACCGTCTGGGCCACCACCGGCATCTTCATCAGCTACCTCCTCAAGCACTACGATCTCCAGCCGCTCACCCTGGCCTTCTGGCGCGATCTGATCATCGCCCTCGCGCTCCTTCTCATCCTGCGCCTCTGGCAACCGCAAGCCCTCAAAATTTCTCGCCGCGACCTTCCGTTTTTTGTCGTCTACGGCTTCTTCGGCCTCGCCATCTTCAATAGTTTGTGGACATTCAGCGTGCAATTCAACGGCGCCGCGGTGGCTACGGTGCTGGCTTATAGCTCGCCCGCCTTCACCGTCCTGCTGGCCTGGCCCGTTCTCAAAGAGGCCATCACCTCGCGCAAACTCGTTGCCGTCGGGTTGAGTCTTGCCGGGTGCGTGTTTGTCGCCAAAGCCTACTCCGCCGAAGCCTGGCAGGTCAACCCGGTTGGCATTCTCGTCGGCCTCGGCACCGGGCTGGCCTTCGCCTTCTACAACCTGGCCGGGCGCTGGAGTGGCAAACGCTTTGTCAGCCCGTGGACGGTGACGGCTTATGGCTTCCTCTTCGCCGCCATCGGCCTCAGTCTGACCCAGCGGCCTGATACGCTGTTCACCATGAAAGCCTGGGACGGCTGGACGATCCTGATCATTCTCGCCGTCGGGCCGTCACTGATGGGCTTCGGCTTCTACACCCTCAGCCTGCGTTACCTGCAAGCCAGCGTGGCCTCGCTAATCGCCACCCTCGAACCGGCTCTCACCGCCATCATGGCCATCTTTTTGCTGGGCGAGACGCTCAACGAAAAGCAATGGCTGGGCGCGGCCCTGATCTTGGCGGCGGTGATTCTGGTGCAAACAGGCCCGGTTGAAGGTGTGAAACGTGAAACGACAGGCGACAAACGTCAGGTGTCGTTTGACGTTTGA
- a CDS encoding M20 family metallopeptidase — protein MTALPISYFAERADSFVEALRRYIAVESPSTDKAAVNRMGAVVAEELQALGAGVEIASQTETGDHVVGRLGGGAGKPIVIMSHLDTVHDVGAVRANPIRVENGKLFGPGAIDMKGSVVMVLAALRALSENAKLPARPVIALFTSDEEIGSNSSRALIEKLGGEAGLVLCMEPALPDGSLKTWRKGIGGYDISIRGRSTHAGADHENGVNAIVEMAHQVLALQRLTDYAKGTTVNVGVIRGGTRSNVVPDECLIEVDLRVMTPADAEAVCRAIESLKPVNGRAALTLSGGMNRPPMPRTELIASTFARAQRIAADLGLTIGEGGTGGGSDANFVAPLGVPVLDGLGPLGNGAHSEREHVFIKSLPERTALLAGILSEWALSL, from the coding sequence ATGACCGCCCTTCCCATTTCATATTTTGCTGAACGCGCCGACTCGTTCGTTGAGGCGTTGCGCCGTTATATTGCCGTCGAATCCCCTTCCACCGATAAAGCCGCCGTGAACAGGATGGGCGCGGTCGTGGCCGAGGAACTACAGGCGCTGGGGGCGGGAGTGGAAATCGCTTCTCAAACAGAGACGGGCGACCATGTTGTCGGGCGGTTAGGCGGCGGCGCAGGCAAACCCATCGTCATCATGAGCCATCTCGACACCGTTCACGACGTGGGCGCGGTGCGGGCCAATCCGATCCGAGTCGAAAATGGAAAGTTGTTCGGGCCGGGGGCGATTGACATGAAGGGAAGCGTGGTGATGGTGTTGGCCGCCCTGCGGGCGCTGAGCGAGAACGCGAAGCTGCCGGCCCGGCCCGTCATTGCCCTGTTCACTTCCGATGAAGAGATCGGCTCGAACTCGTCGCGGGCGTTGATCGAAAAACTCGGCGGCGAGGCCGGGCTGGTGCTGTGCATGGAACCCGCCTTGCCTGACGGGTCGCTCAAGACCTGGCGCAAAGGCATCGGCGGCTACGACATTTCGATCCGGGGCCGCTCCACCCATGCCGGAGCCGACCACGAAAACGGAGTCAACGCGATTGTGGAGATGGCGCATCAGGTGCTGGCTTTGCAAAGACTCACCGATTACGCCAAAGGCACGACGGTGAACGTGGGCGTGATTCGCGGCGGCACGCGCTCGAACGTGGTTCCCGACGAGTGCCTGATCGAAGTAGACTTGCGGGTGATGACGCCTGCCGACGCCGAGGCCGTTTGCCGGGCCATCGAATCGCTCAAGCCGGTCAATGGCCGGGCGGCCCTGACCCTCTCCGGCGGCATGAACCGCCCGCCGATGCCGCGCACCGAGTTGATCGCTTCCACGTTTGCCAGGGCGCAACGCATCGCCGCCGACCTGGGCCTGACGATTGGCGAAGGCGGCACGGGCGGCGGCTCGGACGCCAACTTTGTGGCCCCGCTCGGCGTGCCGGTGCTCGACGGTTTGGGGCCGCTCGGCAATGGCGCGCACTCCGAGCGCGAGCACGTCTTCATCAAGAGCCTGCCGGAGCGCACGGCTTTGCTGGCTGGGATTTTGAGTGAGTGGGCGCTGTCACTTTAG
- a CDS encoding rhomboid family intramembrane serine protease, which produces MLPLNDTEPNRYSHFPFMTIAIIWINVMVMGFEFIVLQESRDGFRQLLDLYGTVPALLLSSQGGGTLSSITTMFLHGGLLHLFGNMLALWVFGRRVEDACGPWGFLFFYLTCGFLANIAHVIFSADSVIPAIGASGAISGVMGAYLLLFPGGRIRTLVFLWIIPTWPKIRAFFIVIYFLIVNIIPALSVVLNNTDYNIAYWAHLGGFFACFSVFFFLRPEAFQRYFSKAPV; this is translated from the coding sequence ATGCTCCCTCTCAACGACACCGAACCCAATCGCTACAGCCATTTCCCCTTCATGACCATCGCCATTATCTGGATCAATGTCATGGTCATGGGCTTTGAGTTTATTGTTCTTCAAGAGAGCCGCGACGGGTTCCGGCAACTCCTAGACTTATACGGCACAGTGCCTGCGCTGCTCTTGTCGAGCCAGGGCGGAGGGACCTTGTCGTCCATCACCACCATGTTTCTACATGGCGGCCTGCTTCATCTGTTTGGCAACATGCTGGCCCTGTGGGTGTTTGGCCGCCGCGTGGAAGACGCCTGCGGCCCCTGGGGCTTCTTGTTCTTCTACCTGACGTGCGGTTTCCTGGCCAACATTGCTCACGTCATTTTCAGCGCCGACTCGGTCATCCCGGCCATCGGCGCCAGCGGGGCCATTTCGGGCGTAATGGGCGCTTACCTGCTGTTGTTTCCCGGTGGCCGCATCCGCACCCTGGTGTTTCTGTGGATCATTCCCACCTGGCCGAAAATTCGCGCCTTCTTTATCGTCATCTATTTCCTCATCGTCAACATCATTCCAGCCCTGAGCGTGGTGCTCAACAACACCGATTACAACATTGCCTACTGGGCGCACCTCGGCGGCTTCTTTGCCTGTTTCTCCGTCTTCTTCTTCCTTCGCCCCGAAGCCTTTCAGCGCTACTTCAGCAAAGCGCCGGTGTAA
- a CDS encoding substrate-binding domain-containing protein, with protein sequence MIKNHNEKNLTLRRLHLIHLSLFITFLLAACAAPTPVQPPQTLRLATTTSTADSGLLDAILSDFESKFNANVEVIAVGTGQALELGANGDVDVVLVHSRAREDEFVANSDGVNRLDVMYNDFILVGPADDPAGVAGLEVAAEAFAKIAEANAPFASRGDDSGTHTKEKSIWKKANLEPSPDSGWYFSLGQGMGETLSFANEKGAYTLTDRGTWLSQKENLPNLDVMVGGASIDANKDKGLLNPYGVIPVNPEKHAGVNFELATQFAEWITSVETQQSIADYGKDKFGQPLFYPSSEAWKTAHP encoded by the coding sequence ATGATAAAAAATCATAACGAAAAGAATCTCACCCTGCGCCGCCTCCACCTCATTCACCTCTCTCTGTTCATCACCTTCCTTCTCGCCGCCTGCGCCGCCCCGACTCCGGTTCAACCGCCTCAAACCCTTCGTCTTGCCACCACCACTTCTACTGCCGACTCAGGTTTGCTCGACGCCATCCTGTCAGACTTTGAATCGAAGTTCAACGCTAATGTTGAAGTGATTGCCGTTGGCACCGGCCAGGCCCTCGAACTTGGCGCGAACGGCGACGTGGACGTGGTGCTGGTTCACTCGCGGGCGCGCGAAGATGAATTTGTCGCCAATAGCGACGGCGTTAACCGGCTGGACGTGATGTACAACGACTTTATCCTCGTCGGCCCTGCTGACGACCCCGCCGGAGTTGCGGGCCTGGAAGTTGCCGCCGAGGCCTTCGCCAAAATTGCAGAGGCAAATGCTCCGTTTGCCTCGCGTGGAGACGATTCGGGTACGCATACCAAAGAGAAATCCATTTGGAAGAAAGCCAACCTCGAACCCTCGCCCGATTCGGGCTGGTATTTTTCGTTAGGGCAGGGCATGGGCGAAACGCTGTCCTTCGCCAACGAGAAAGGCGCTTATACTTTAACGGATCGGGGCACCTGGCTGTCGCAAAAAGAAAACCTGCCAAACCTGGACGTGATGGTGGGCGGGGCCAGCATTGACGCGAACAAGGACAAAGGCCTGCTCAACCCTTACGGCGTCATCCCCGTCAACCCGGAGAAACACGCCGGCGTCAACTTTGAATTGGCGACTCAGTTTGCCGAATGGATTACGTCTGTTGAAACCCAGCAATCCATCGCCGACTATGGCAAAGACAAGTTCGGCCAGCCGTTGTTCTACCCAAGCTCGGAGGCCTGGAAGACAGCGCACCCATAA
- a CDS encoding cold shock domain-containing protein, with translation MSERITGTVKWFSNSKGYGFIARDGGEDVFVHFSAIKSEGFRTLQEGQMVEFTVEKGPKGLQAAEVILK, from the coding sequence ATGTCAGAGCGTATCACTGGAACGGTCAAATGGTTTAGCAACAGCAAAGGCTACGGCTTCATTGCCCGCGACGGCGGCGAGGACGTTTTCGTCCACTTCTCCGCCATCAAGTCCGAGGGTTTCCGCACCCTCCAGGAAGGCCAGATGGTGGAATTCACCGTCGAGAAAGGCCCGAAGGGCTTGCAGGCTGCCGAAGTTATCCTAAAGTAA
- a CDS encoding DUF2179 domain-containing protein — translation MDALLSALFIFFLRLADMTLDTLRVLFMMRGRKFVAGAIGFAQATIFVIAIGRVLSQLDNVWNIVGYSGGFAAGVIVGMMIEERMALGFGQMRIISSTKGQAIASALRSGGYAVTEMPGRGKDGVVNVLLITVRRKEVDQVQKLVLGADDSAFITVEEVRPLWRGFYGA, via the coding sequence GTGGACGCCCTCCTCTCCGCCCTCTTCATCTTCTTCCTCCGTCTGGCCGACATGACGCTCGACACGTTGCGCGTGTTGTTCATGATGCGCGGGCGCAAGTTTGTGGCGGGAGCCATCGGTTTTGCCCAGGCTACCATCTTCGTCATTGCCATTGGCCGCGTCCTCAGCCAGCTCGATAACGTCTGGAACATCGTCGGCTACTCCGGCGGTTTTGCCGCCGGGGTCATCGTGGGCATGATGATCGAAGAGCGGATGGCCCTCGGCTTCGGCCAGATGCGAATCATTTCCTCGACCAAAGGCCAGGCCATTGCCAGCGCCCTGCGCTCCGGCGGCTATGCTGTCACCGAAATGCCGGGCCGGGGCAAGGACGGCGTGGTCAACGTCCTGCTCATCACCGTCCGCCGCAAAGAAGTAGACCAGGTGCAAAAGCTGGTGCTGGGCGCTGACGACTCGGCCTTTATCACTGTCGAAGAAGTGCGGCCTCTGTGGCGGGGTTTCTACGGCGCTTGA